The Streptomyces sp. GSL17-111 region AAGCCGCTGAGGCATGGAACTCCCCTTGATCGATAGGTCACCGTACGGGTGCGGAGTGTCGGACCCGCCCTGCCGGACGCCGACGCGCGTTCGACGCTAGCCGCGGCCGCGCGGGCGCGACCATGGGGCAAACCCCCGGCCGTGACCGAGGGTCGTCCACACCCGGTGACTGGTCCGGGCCCGCCTCCCGTGGCACGGCCCGGGACGACGTCAGGCGCGGTCGAGGGTGAGGACGGTGCAGCCGTTGGAGAAGGTGCGGCTGTCGGTGAGCGTGAACGCCGTGGGGTTGAACGCGGTGGTGAACGCGGGGATGCCCGCACCGGCCACGACGGGGTACTTCTTCACGATCAGCCGGTCGATCTCCGTGAGGAGGATGCCCGCGAGACGGCCGCCCCCGGCCAGGTAGACGCCCAGCGGGCCGTCCTCCGCCTTGAGCCGGCGCACCAGAGCGACGGGGTCCTCGGCGGTGATCGTGACGGCCGGGTCGGAGGACTCGGTGAGCGTCCGGCTGCAGACGTAGGTGCGCAGGTGAGCGTAGGGATCGGTGATGCCCTCCCGGAGGGCGGGCTCGTAGGTGCGGCGGCCCATGAGGACGGTGTCGAACCGCCGGTTCGGGCGGTCCGCAGAGCCGAGGGAGGCGCGGACGTGGGTCGGGAGCACTTCCGGGTACTCCGCGTCCATGTGGGCGATGTGGTCGTCGGCGAGGGGGTAGAAGTCGACCTCGTCATCGGGCCCGGCGATGAAGCCGTCGAGGGAGAGGCCGACGTAGTAGGTGAGTTCGCGCATGGTTCTCCTCGGGGAAGCGGCTGGAGCAGCCTTAATCACTACAGCTATAGTGGTACGCCTGTAGTGGTTCAGGCAAGCGGAATATCCGAGGAGGACCGCCGTGGTGCGCACGAACCCGGAGCGGCGCGCGGCGTTGCTGCACGCCGCCATCGACGTGCTGGCCGAGGAGGGAGCGCGCGGGCTGACGTTCCGGGCGGTGGACGAGCGGGCCGCCGTGCCGAAGGGGACGGCGTCCAACTACTTCGCCGGCCGCGACGCGTTGCTGCGGGAGGCGGGGCAGTACCTCTTCGTCCGCCTCACCCCGGACCCCGAGTACGTCGCGGAGCGCATGAGCCGTCCGCCCACCA contains the following coding sequences:
- a CDS encoding dihydrofolate reductase family protein; protein product: MRELTYYVGLSLDGFIAGPDDEVDFYPLADDHIAHMDAEYPEVLPTHVRASLGSADRPNRRFDTVLMGRRTYEPALREGITDPYAHLRTYVCSRTLTESSDPAVTITAEDPVALVRRLKAEDGPLGVYLAGGGRLAGILLTEIDRLIVKKYPVVAGAGIPAFTTAFNPTAFTLTDSRTFSNGCTVLTLDRA